One genomic region from Muriicola soli encodes:
- a CDS encoding type I phosphomannose isomerase catalytic subunit — protein MNKLYPLKFNPILKERLWGGTKLAEQLHKPSTSDITGESWELSGVKGDVSEVSNGEFRGATLNELIERWGPELLGKSVIEQFGKEFPILIKFIDAKQDLSIQLHPNDELAKSRHNSFGKTEMWYIMDADEDANLIVGFNQPMTREKYIESIENKTLLQYMNYEKVEAGDTFFINTGKIHAIGAGVLLAEIQQTSDVTYRVYDFDRRDKDGNLRELHTDLALDAIDFKQKDDFKVKYERTANKINPMVSCPYFKTNFMELQSDLTQNTAERDSFTIYMCVEGRAEIANEAGSESIRNGETILLPANSKIITIQTSGCKLLEVVL, from the coding sequence ATGAATAAATTATATCCACTTAAATTTAATCCCATCTTAAAAGAGAGGCTCTGGGGAGGAACCAAACTTGCCGAGCAACTCCATAAGCCCAGTACCAGCGATATTACCGGAGAAAGCTGGGAGCTTTCCGGAGTGAAAGGTGATGTTTCAGAAGTGTCAAACGGTGAATTTAGAGGAGCAACTCTAAATGAGTTGATAGAACGATGGGGACCTGAACTGTTGGGTAAGTCGGTTATTGAGCAATTCGGGAAGGAATTCCCCATACTGATCAAATTTATCGATGCAAAACAAGATCTCTCCATCCAGTTGCACCCAAATGATGAGTTGGCTAAATCAAGGCATAATTCTTTCGGCAAGACAGAAATGTGGTACATCATGGACGCGGATGAAGATGCCAACTTAATTGTTGGGTTTAATCAGCCCATGACCAGGGAAAAATATATTGAAAGCATAGAAAACAAGACCCTGCTGCAGTATATGAATTACGAGAAAGTAGAAGCAGGAGATACTTTTTTCATCAATACCGGGAAGATACACGCCATAGGAGCCGGGGTGCTTTTAGCTGAAATTCAGCAGACATCTGATGTCACCTACAGGGTTTACGATTTTGACCGCAGGGACAAGGATGGAAATTTAAGAGAATTACACACAGATCTCGCTCTGGATGCCATAGATTTTAAACAGAAGGACGATTTTAAGGTGAAGTACGAGCGAACCGCGAACAAGATAAATCCCATGGTTTCTTGTCCTTATTTCAAAACCAATTTTATGGAGTTGCAAAGCGATCTGACCCAGAATACAGCTGAGAGGGATTCCTTTACCATCTATATGTGTGTAGAGGGGAGAGCGGAGATTGCAAATGAAGCAGGATCCGAATCTATACGAAATGGAGAGACCATCCTCCTTCCGGCTAACTCTAAAATCATTACCATACAAACTTCCGGTTGCAAGCTTCTGGAAGTCGTCCTTTAA
- a CDS encoding DUF4369 domain-containing protein: MKYLTFFLLFGLLIVSCGDNQKMKMEVAGNVKGLKKGTLFLQKVEDSVLVTLDSLEMRGKGDFLFETELESPEIYYLYLKKDDNNDINDRITFFGEAGKITINTIWNGFDSKAVIEGSDAQKKLEEYKAVMSRFNAQNLELLRASQDSVLLSNPMAIDSLQVANEQNIKRSYLYALNYAMSNANSDVAPFIALTEVADANVKYLDSLYHILSPEVAQGKYGKALKKHLEARASE, translated from the coding sequence ATGAAGTACCTGACTTTTTTCCTGCTATTTGGATTATTAATTGTTTCCTGCGGGGATAATCAGAAGATGAAGATGGAAGTTGCCGGTAACGTCAAAGGCTTAAAAAAAGGCACCCTATTCCTTCAAAAAGTAGAGGATTCCGTATTGGTAACTCTCGATTCACTCGAAATGAGAGGAAAGGGAGACTTTCTATTTGAAACAGAGTTGGAAAGTCCTGAAATTTATTATCTCTACCTGAAAAAGGACGACAACAATGACATTAATGACAGGATCACATTCTTTGGAGAAGCCGGGAAGATCACTATTAATACGATTTGGAATGGCTTTGATTCCAAGGCCGTCATTGAAGGATCAGATGCCCAAAAGAAACTGGAAGAATACAAGGCAGTGATGAGCAGATTTAACGCTCAGAACCTGGAACTGTTGCGAGCCTCACAGGATTCCGTCCTCTTGAGCAATCCAATGGCCATTGATTCACTTCAAGTAGCAAATGAGCAGAATATAAAGCGAAGCTATCTTTACGCCCTCAATTACGCCATGAGTAATGCAAATTCAGATGTTGCCCCCTTTATTGCACTCACGGAAGTGGCAGATGCCAATGTAAAGTATTTGGATTCCCTCTATCACATACTCAGTCCGGAAGTAGCCCAGGGTAAGTACGGCAAGGCCCTAAAAAAGCACCTGGAAGCAAGAGCGTCTGAATAA
- a CDS encoding DUF819 domain-containing protein, protein MDHLPLTDDTVILGLLCLCLGFVFYTSSFKSGFWNKFYKIVPTLLMCYMLPAVFTSFGLISEESSNLYYIASRYLLPAALILMTLSIDLKAILNLGSKALIMFFTGTIGIIIGGPIAILIVSIFSPETVGGAGFDAVWRGLATIAGSWIGGGANQAAMLEVFQYNPANFGGMILIDIVVANIWMAIILLGIGKTEKIDRWLKADTSSIDHLRAKVTAYSAKIARIPTLKDYILLTCLAFAGVGIAHFLGFHFTDFLQSNFEVVRNKEKALSSLGSEFLWMVVFATTVGILLSFTKAKLYEGAGASKIGGLFIYILVATIGMKMDLGKVLENPGLILIGLIWISIHAGLLILVAKLIKAPFFFLAVGSQANVGGAASAPVVAAEFHPSLTSVGILLAVLGYVVGTAGAYICGLLMEVASKV, encoded by the coding sequence ATGGATCATTTACCCCTTACGGATGATACTGTCATCCTTGGCCTGCTCTGCCTTTGCCTGGGATTTGTTTTTTACACCTCTTCTTTTAAATCGGGATTTTGGAATAAATTTTACAAAATAGTTCCTACCCTGCTGATGTGTTATATGCTGCCGGCTGTGTTTACCAGCTTTGGCCTGATTTCAGAAGAATCTTCGAATTTATACTATATCGCCAGTCGCTATTTGTTACCGGCAGCTCTTATTCTTATGACCTTGAGTATTGATTTGAAAGCGATTCTCAACCTGGGATCAAAAGCCCTGATCATGTTTTTTACGGGGACTATTGGTATTATTATTGGCGGACCTATTGCAATTCTGATCGTTTCTATTTTCTCTCCCGAAACTGTAGGTGGCGCAGGTTTTGATGCTGTTTGGAGGGGTCTGGCAACAATAGCGGGAAGCTGGATTGGCGGCGGTGCCAACCAGGCTGCCATGTTAGAGGTTTTTCAGTACAATCCTGCCAACTTCGGCGGAATGATCCTTATCGATATCGTAGTCGCCAATATATGGATGGCCATTATCCTTCTGGGAATAGGCAAAACAGAAAAAATTGACCGATGGCTCAAGGCAGATACCAGTTCAATAGACCATCTGAGAGCGAAGGTTACGGCATATTCGGCCAAAATAGCGAGAATACCCACCTTAAAAGACTACATTCTTCTCACTTGTCTCGCATTTGCAGGGGTTGGAATTGCGCATTTTCTCGGATTTCATTTCACTGATTTTTTACAGTCCAATTTTGAGGTTGTCCGCAATAAAGAGAAAGCCTTGTCTTCCCTGGGATCAGAGTTCCTGTGGATGGTTGTTTTTGCTACCACAGTTGGAATTTTGTTGTCGTTTACAAAGGCTAAACTTTACGAGGGTGCCGGTGCCAGTAAGATTGGTGGTTTATTTATCTATATCCTCGTGGCAACCATTGGTATGAAAATGGATCTTGGAAAAGTCCTTGAAAACCCTGGACTTATCCTTATTGGCCTTATTTGGATCTCTATTCATGCTGGTTTGCTGATTCTGGTTGCCAAATTGATTAAAGCACCTTTTTTCTTTCTTGCCGTTGGCAGTCAGGCTAATGTGGGAGGTGCAGCTTCAGCACCGGTGGTCGCCGCTGAATTTCACCCGTCACTCACTTCTGTGGGTATACTCCTGGCCGTATTGGGATATGTTGTTGGTACAGCCGGAGCCTATATTTGCGGTCTGCTAATGGAAGTTGCTTCCAAAGTTTAG
- a CDS encoding DUF5916 domain-containing protein, with amino-acid sequence MLNTTGIESKVIFMIPFILFGILTTYSQNNFSSKQKSFKVKYIQDFIKLDGILDEPIWTEAESAKDFWEYFPVDSILAREQTDIKMLYDDKNLYIGIKVNTQGKDYAIESLRRDFRAGNSDNITLLFDTFNDGNNAFLFGTNPYGVRREGLVSGGGLDLRGFTISWDVKWRGESKIYDDYYTSEMVIPLTSFKFREGETKWRFNSYRFDTQSNENSTWVRIPQNQNIFGLTFMGDMIFEKPLGKSRTPFAVIPYINYLNAKDFENESSINNFKVGGDAKVSIGNSLNLDITLNPDFSQVEVDNQITNLTRFEIGLPERRQFFIDNIDLFADFGDSRDSNPFFSRRIGIARDTAGNTIENSIIGGVRLSGKLNKRLRIGFLNLQTEADEANEIASNNNMMLAVQQQVFSRSNIGFFFINRQSTQDYDFLAEEERFNRVAGIDYNLISEDNLWSGRLFLHKSFEPEGRDEDLSSGMQLEYNSRYWNFFSKAVFVGEDYQSDLGFIRRTDIFKGILSMRRIFWPEKGIIQNHSIRFFPNFIWSPTRDFQNTDYTTRLDWEVRFNDLSEAQVSFSHQYTYLLDDFDPTRSDDAIPLPGEQGYYYNSVNFRYRSDRRRIFSYSIEPTVGRFFNGDLFSLEGGLNLRLQPKAIVSMNFRYDQIELPDPYGSANIWLISPRFDLTFSKSIFWSTLVQYSNQRDNLGINSRLQWRFAPLSDLFLVYNDNYFVNSFMPKLRSINLKLTYWLNI; translated from the coding sequence ATGTTAAACACTACAGGCATAGAAAGCAAGGTGATCTTTATGATCCCATTTATATTGTTTGGCATCCTTACTACGTATTCTCAAAATAACTTCAGCAGTAAACAAAAATCGTTCAAGGTAAAATACATACAGGATTTTATCAAACTTGACGGTATTCTCGACGAACCTATCTGGACTGAAGCTGAAAGTGCTAAAGATTTTTGGGAATATTTCCCTGTAGACTCTATCCTCGCCAGAGAGCAAACTGATATAAAAATGCTCTATGATGATAAGAATCTGTATATAGGAATTAAGGTCAATACTCAAGGAAAAGATTATGCCATAGAATCTCTGCGAAGGGATTTCCGAGCCGGGAACAGCGATAATATTACCTTGCTTTTCGATACTTTTAATGATGGGAATAACGCCTTTCTATTTGGGACAAATCCCTATGGAGTAAGACGTGAAGGCCTGGTATCGGGAGGTGGTCTCGATCTGAGAGGATTTACCATTTCCTGGGATGTAAAGTGGAGGGGAGAGTCTAAGATCTACGATGATTACTACACCTCAGAAATGGTTATTCCCCTAACCTCATTTAAATTCCGTGAAGGGGAAACAAAATGGCGATTTAACAGTTATCGTTTTGATACACAGAGTAATGAAAATAGTACCTGGGTCCGTATTCCACAAAATCAGAACATCTTCGGGCTTACCTTTATGGGGGACATGATTTTCGAAAAACCCCTTGGCAAATCCAGAACACCCTTTGCCGTTATCCCCTACATCAATTATCTCAATGCCAAGGATTTCGAAAATGAATCTTCGATCAATAATTTTAAAGTGGGTGGTGATGCCAAAGTGTCTATCGGGAATAGCCTGAACCTCGACATCACACTAAATCCCGATTTTTCACAGGTAGAAGTAGATAATCAGATTACCAACTTGACACGTTTTGAAATTGGCCTTCCCGAAAGGCGACAATTTTTTATTGACAATATTGATCTCTTTGCCGACTTTGGTGACTCCCGGGATAGCAACCCTTTTTTCTCCAGGCGCATTGGTATTGCCCGGGATACGGCCGGTAACACCATTGAAAACAGTATCATAGGCGGTGTCAGGCTCAGCGGCAAACTGAACAAGCGACTCCGAATTGGTTTCCTGAACCTTCAAACCGAGGCCGATGAGGCCAACGAAATTGCCTCCAACAACAATATGATGCTGGCCGTTCAGCAACAGGTATTTTCCCGTTCCAACATTGGCTTTTTCTTTATTAACCGTCAGTCCACTCAAGACTACGACTTTCTGGCTGAAGAAGAAAGGTTTAACAGGGTTGCCGGAATTGACTACAACCTGATATCGGAAGATAATTTATGGAGCGGACGATTATTCCTGCACAAATCCTTTGAACCGGAAGGAAGGGATGAAGACCTATCTTCGGGAATGCAGTTAGAGTATAACTCCCGATACTGGAACTTTTTCAGCAAAGCTGTATTTGTAGGGGAGGATTATCAGTCTGATCTCGGCTTTATCCGTAGAACCGATATTTTCAAGGGCATTTTAAGCATGAGAAGGATCTTTTGGCCTGAGAAAGGTATCATTCAGAACCACAGTATACGCTTCTTCCCAAATTTTATCTGGAGCCCCACCCGTGATTTCCAGAACACAGACTATACCACCCGTCTGGACTGGGAGGTGCGGTTTAACGATTTATCTGAGGCACAGGTATCATTTTCGCATCAGTATACTTACTTATTAGACGATTTTGACCCTACCCGAAGTGATGATGCCATACCGCTACCCGGGGAACAGGGCTACTATTACAATTCGGTCAATTTTCGGTACCGATCAGACAGGCGACGTATTTTTTCATATTCAATAGAGCCTACCGTAGGACGGTTTTTCAACGGTGATCTCTTTTCCTTGGAAGGAGGGCTAAACCTCCGATTACAGCCAAAAGCCATCGTCTCCATGAACTTCAGGTATGACCAAATAGAATTACCGGATCCTTACGGCAGTGCAAATATTTGGCTGATAAGTCCGAGGTTTGATCTAACTTTCAGCAAATCGATCTTCTGGTCCACCTTAGTCCAGTACAGTAATCAGCGGGATAACCTGGGAATTAATTCGCGGCTGCAATGGCGTTTTGCTCCGCTTTCAGACCTTTTCCTGGTGTACAACGACAATTATTTTGTCAATTCTTTTATGCCAAAACTAAGGTCCATCAATCTCAAGCTTACCTATTGGCTCAATATCTAA
- a CDS encoding S1/P1 nuclease, whose amino-acid sequence MKKLLLLMIVFAQMSYANPPVWGKTGHRVVGEVAEMYLSRKARKGIDKILNGRSLAAVSNYADDIKSDTLYRKYYPWHYVNYDADKSYGDEPVSEEGDIVMAIQTCIEKVKNDINPEADREFYLKMLIHFVGDLHQPLHAGWAENRGGNDIEIGWFGRESNLHRLWDSDLINNYGMSYTELAENLPEISKGQRKMMQAGNVYDWVEESHRLANSIYASVEPGERLGYSYNYIYWDTVEQQLLKGGLRLSAVLNEIFD is encoded by the coding sequence ATGAAAAAACTACTGTTGTTAATGATTGTCTTTGCCCAGATGTCCTATGCAAATCCTCCTGTGTGGGGAAAAACAGGACATAGGGTAGTAGGGGAGGTAGCCGAAATGTACCTGAGCAGAAAAGCCAGGAAAGGTATAGATAAGATCCTCAATGGCAGATCATTGGCTGCAGTGTCAAATTATGCAGACGATATTAAATCGGACACTTTATACCGAAAATACTACCCCTGGCACTATGTCAATTACGATGCCGACAAGTCTTATGGAGACGAGCCCGTTAGTGAGGAAGGTGATATTGTGATGGCCATACAAACCTGTATTGAAAAGGTGAAAAATGATATAAATCCAGAGGCAGACAGAGAATTTTATCTCAAAATGCTAATCCATTTTGTAGGAGACCTTCACCAGCCACTTCACGCCGGATGGGCCGAGAATCGCGGTGGGAACGATATAGAGATCGGATGGTTTGGGAGGGAGAGCAACTTGCACCGATTGTGGGACTCAGACCTGATCAACAATTATGGGATGAGCTATACTGAACTCGCAGAAAATCTCCCTGAAATTTCTAAAGGCCAGCGGAAAATGATGCAAGCCGGGAATGTATACGACTGGGTAGAGGAATCGCACCGCTTAGCGAATTCTATTTATGCCTCTGTTGAACCCGGAGAACGACTGGGCTACAGCTATAATTATATTTATTGGGATACCGTGGAGCAACAGTTATTAAAAGGCGGACTAAGGCTCTCAGCTGTGCTCAATGAAATATTTGATTAG
- a CDS encoding TIGR03643 family protein encodes MKKDFTERELDRIIEMAWEDRTPFEAIEFQFGISEQETIEIMRREMKPSSFRMWRKRVQGRSTKHAKLRPEETRRFKSSRQRGISGNKISKR; translated from the coding sequence ATGAAAAAAGATTTTACAGAAAGAGAATTAGACCGGATCATTGAAATGGCATGGGAAGACCGCACTCCCTTTGAAGCCATAGAATTTCAATTCGGGATTTCCGAACAGGAAACCATAGAGATCATGAGGCGGGAAATGAAGCCGAGTAGTTTCAGGATGTGGAGGAAACGCGTGCAGGGCAGGTCTACAAAACACGCCAAACTCCGCCCCGAAGAAACCAGGAGATTTAAGAGTAGCCGTCAACGAGGCATTTCGGGTAATAAAATTTCCAAGCGCTAA
- a CDS encoding alpha-ketoglutarate-dependent dioxygenase AlkB family protein, with the protein MAQLKSHKIDLPQSDIYYYANFLTRNRADKLMQNLRASIAWQHDDIRVFGKTYPQPRLTALYGNNGQPYSYSNITMNPHEFTDELREIKGDIEKITAPTVFTTCLLNLYRNGKDSNGWHADDEASLGINPVIASLSLGEERRFHFKHKDNPEWKHKMILEHGSLLIMKGSTQHHWLHQIPKTSREIGERINLTFRVIK; encoded by the coding sequence TTGGCCCAATTAAAATCTCATAAAATAGATCTGCCACAAAGCGATATTTATTACTACGCCAATTTCCTGACGAGAAATCGAGCAGACAAACTCATGCAAAACTTACGTGCTTCCATTGCCTGGCAGCACGACGATATACGGGTTTTTGGCAAAACCTATCCCCAGCCCAGGTTAACTGCACTTTACGGGAATAATGGCCAACCTTATTCCTATTCGAACATCACGATGAATCCACATGAATTTACAGATGAACTCAGGGAAATAAAAGGAGATATTGAAAAAATAACAGCCCCAACAGTTTTCACCACTTGTCTGCTGAATTTATACCGAAATGGGAAAGACAGCAATGGCTGGCATGCTGATGATGAAGCCTCTCTGGGGATAAATCCCGTAATCGCCTCATTATCCCTTGGAGAAGAGCGTAGATTTCATTTTAAACACAAAGACAATCCTGAATGGAAACACAAAATGATACTGGAGCATGGTAGCCTGTTGATCATGAAAGGGAGTACACAACATCATTGGCTTCATCAGATCCCTAAAACCTCCAGGGAAATCGGGGAGCGAATCAACCTTACTTTTCGGGTGATTAAATAA
- a CDS encoding AraC family transcriptional regulator, translated as MIKQKPTFEAIEPNFGNSFTYQKFDEDRLNKNNVWHYHPEIELVYVNGGSGKRQIGSHVSYYTNGDLILIGSNLPHCGLTDKLTGNKKETVIQMKQDFLGSDFFDIPEMKKIQSLFDLAAGGIAFSGKTKRKLGEKMEVLEYQTDFQRLLSILNILNELAVSQDYKVLNAAGFSLKTEVKDNDRINVVFNHVKQNFKEDISLDEIADMVSMTVPSFCRYFKKITNKTFVQFVNECRLVHASKLLAEQPMSITEVCFESGFNNFSHFNKSFKAFTGQNPSEYRNQLKKS; from the coding sequence ATGATAAAGCAAAAACCTACATTTGAAGCCATAGAACCCAATTTTGGTAATTCTTTTACCTACCAAAAATTTGATGAGGACAGGCTAAATAAAAATAACGTCTGGCACTACCATCCCGAGATTGAACTTGTTTACGTCAATGGTGGATCCGGTAAGCGACAGATTGGTAGTCATGTTTCCTATTACACCAATGGAGATCTGATTCTTATAGGCAGTAATCTGCCGCATTGTGGCCTTACTGATAAACTCACAGGAAATAAAAAAGAAACGGTTATCCAGATGAAACAGGATTTTCTGGGCAGTGACTTTTTTGACATCCCGGAGATGAAAAAAATTCAGTCACTTTTTGATCTTGCCGCAGGTGGAATTGCTTTTTCGGGTAAAACCAAAAGAAAACTTGGGGAGAAAATGGAAGTTTTGGAATACCAAACCGATTTCCAAAGGCTACTTTCCATTCTAAACATCCTTAATGAACTTGCCGTCTCCCAGGACTACAAGGTACTTAATGCCGCAGGTTTTTCCCTGAAGACTGAAGTAAAGGACAATGACAGGATCAATGTGGTCTTTAATCATGTAAAACAAAATTTCAAAGAAGACATTTCCCTGGATGAGATCGCAGACATGGTGAGTATGACTGTTCCTTCTTTTTGCCGTTATTTTAAAAAGATCACTAATAAGACCTTTGTGCAATTTGTGAATGAATGCAGATTGGTTCACGCCTCAAAATTACTGGCAGAGCAACCTATGAGCATAACTGAGGTATGTTTTGAGAGTGGTTTCAACAACTTTTCGCACTTTAATAAGTCATTCAAGGCCTTTACCGGACAAAATCCCTCCGAATACAGAAATCAGTTAAAAAAGTCATAA
- a CDS encoding MOSC domain-containing protein, producing the protein MKVIATNIGKPVTILWQQREEQTGIFKYPIEGSIRLEPTQVKNDTVSDRKHHGGLYKACYLFSAEHYTYWRDLYPNLSWDWGMFGENITLDHMSESKLTIGSIYQLGTALVKITIPREPCYKLGIRFKDQKIIEQFVAHGHPGTYVSVLKEGEVKRGDSFTLLEEANDSLSIETLYRLLFAKEPMPDQLEAAINCEYLPERTQKKLLRRQKKRPV; encoded by the coding sequence ATGAAAGTGATCGCCACTAATATCGGTAAGCCTGTCACCATTCTTTGGCAACAAAGGGAAGAGCAAACGGGTATTTTTAAATATCCCATTGAAGGTTCCATCCGGCTGGAGCCAACCCAGGTAAAAAACGATACCGTTTCAGATCGAAAACACCACGGAGGGCTGTACAAGGCCTGCTATCTCTTTTCAGCAGAACATTATACGTATTGGCGCGACTTATACCCTAATTTGTCATGGGATTGGGGAATGTTTGGCGAAAATATCACCCTTGATCATATGTCTGAATCAAAGTTGACTATAGGATCTATATACCAACTGGGTACTGCTCTTGTTAAAATTACCATACCCAGAGAACCCTGCTATAAACTGGGGATACGTTTTAAGGATCAGAAGATCATCGAACAATTTGTGGCCCATGGACATCCCGGCACCTACGTCAGTGTACTGAAAGAAGGAGAAGTTAAACGGGGAGATTCTTTCACTTTGTTGGAAGAAGCAAACGATTCACTCAGTATTGAAACCTTATATCGCTTACTATTTGCTAAAGAACCCATGCCAGACCAACTTGAAGCCGCCATTAATTGTGAATACCTTCCGGAACGCACTCAAAAAAAACTGCTGAGAAGACAAAAAAAGAGGCCTGTTTAG
- a CDS encoding helix-turn-helix domain-containing protein, with amino-acid sequence MNLIPYYPELFLLPFDFSWILFPIFFVYTQKISIFSDEKIKYWVLYPGIASFILQTVIYFLPFSLKTEIAESFWHEFGFTFLGIFYSWGIGIWNLKLLNRHREEVENTFSYLENKLLNWVRIFLLYLLITSVLVHILYYVSPDNYYFKMLFSIIDLIAIFWLGLNGIMQQNVLSTLNYKKSGLSFQVQEIGNDKMSTDNDENLKVLMGKIDNYMKSSEAYLISELTIVDLADKLKMHPKKISTTINGIFKQNFNSYVNYLRIRKAEDLLSKKSTDYLSVEGIGKEVGFHSKSAFYAAFKKITGTTPNKYKDSIAR; translated from the coding sequence TTGAATCTTATTCCCTACTATCCGGAATTGTTTCTCTTACCGTTTGATTTTTCCTGGATCCTCTTCCCCATCTTTTTTGTCTATACCCAAAAAATTTCAATATTCTCTGATGAGAAAATCAAATACTGGGTACTGTATCCGGGAATAGCCTCCTTTATACTCCAGACCGTGATTTACTTTCTCCCCTTTTCCCTAAAAACGGAAATTGCCGAAAGTTTCTGGCATGAATTCGGTTTTACTTTTCTTGGAATCTTTTATTCCTGGGGGATCGGCATCTGGAATTTAAAACTTTTAAACCGGCACCGTGAAGAAGTTGAGAATACTTTTTCCTACTTGGAGAATAAATTGTTGAACTGGGTGCGTATTTTTCTTCTTTACCTTTTGATCACCTCCGTGTTGGTGCATATCCTTTACTACGTTTCACCTGACAACTACTATTTTAAAATGCTGTTTTCCATTATAGATCTGATTGCCATCTTCTGGTTAGGTTTAAATGGGATTATGCAGCAAAATGTTCTTTCTACCCTCAATTACAAAAAATCAGGTCTTTCTTTTCAGGTTCAGGAAATTGGGAATGATAAAATGAGTACAGATAATGATGAAAATCTCAAAGTGTTAATGGGGAAAATTGACAACTATATGAAGTCTTCAGAAGCCTATCTCATCAGTGAGCTCACCATAGTTGATCTGGCCGACAAATTAAAAATGCATCCCAAAAAGATTTCTACCACTATTAACGGCATATTTAAACAAAACTTTAATTCATACGTCAATTATCTCCGTATTAGAAAGGCTGAGGACCTACTCTCCAAAAAATCCACAGACTACCTCAGTGTGGAAGGTATTGGTAAAGAAGTTGGTTTTCACAGCAAAAGTGCTTTTTATGCGGCCTTTAAGAAAATAACCGGCACAACACCCAACAAATACAAGGATAGCATAGCCAGATAA
- a CDS encoding helix-turn-helix domain-containing protein, with the protein MINNFDINAQVLLDGIGLVQGVTIGILLMIMGLRKFRNTFYLGLFLLLYALELATWISTNSKISESYPNLFLLPFNFSWILFPLFYIYTQQVSVFSNRKIKYWLLYPGIVSIVAQLVIFWLPFELKVKIDDSLWHVLIFWMLGNYYSWIVGIWNLRLLYKHRIEVRNTYSYITSKELRWARFFLIYLLITSVFGHLIAYVFPTMVPDNTIFSVMDLIAIYWVSYFGITQRNVRSLITHIPPKEPSNNPIPIKDHAAELIPEKLEEVMKAVDKHINNSESFMNSDLTIMDIAESIGEHPRRVSEAINTVEKQNFNSYINEYRIKKAISLLNSEDALNWSIEGIGIEVGFKSKSAFYSSFKKFTGTTPTRFNELIRMD; encoded by the coding sequence ATGATCAACAATTTTGACATCAATGCACAGGTTTTACTAGATGGCATTGGTCTGGTCCAAGGTGTCACTATAGGTATTTTACTTATGATTATGGGCTTGAGAAAGTTCAGAAATACTTTTTACCTCGGCCTTTTTTTGCTTTTATACGCCCTAGAATTAGCCACCTGGATCTCTACAAATAGCAAAATTTCAGAAAGCTATCCCAATCTCTTTCTCCTGCCCTTTAATTTTTCGTGGATACTTTTCCCTTTATTTTACATCTATACGCAACAAGTCTCTGTTTTCTCAAATAGAAAAATTAAATATTGGCTACTGTATCCCGGTATTGTTTCCATAGTAGCCCAATTGGTTATTTTCTGGCTTCCCTTCGAATTAAAGGTGAAAATAGATGACAGTTTGTGGCATGTACTTATATTTTGGATGTTGGGAAACTATTATTCCTGGATTGTAGGCATTTGGAACCTTCGACTGCTGTACAAGCATAGAATTGAGGTCAGGAACACTTATTCATACATAACCTCCAAGGAGCTCAGATGGGCTCGATTCTTTTTGATCTATCTTTTGATCACCTCAGTATTCGGACATTTAATTGCCTATGTTTTTCCAACGATGGTACCAGATAACACCATTTTTTCCGTGATGGATCTCATCGCTATCTACTGGGTGTCTTATTTCGGTATTACACAACGAAATGTACGCTCCCTTATTACACATATCCCTCCGAAGGAACCCTCAAATAATCCAATTCCGATAAAAGACCATGCTGCTGAATTGATCCCGGAAAAACTTGAAGAAGTCATGAAAGCTGTAGACAAGCACATAAATAATTCAGAAAGTTTTATGAATTCCGATCTTACCATTATGGATATCGCTGAAAGTATTGGAGAACATCCCCGCCGCGTATCGGAAGCAATTAATACTGTTGAGAAGCAAAATTTCAATTCTTATATCAATGAATATCGAATAAAAAAGGCGATAAGTCTTCTAAATTCCGAAGATGCTTTGAACTGGAGTATTGAAGGTATTGGCATAGAGGTTGGTTTTAAAAGTAAGAGCGCCTTTTATTCATCATTTAAAAAATTTACCGGAACCACGCCTACACGTTTTAACGAACTCATCCGAATGGATTGA